Proteins encoded within one genomic window of Granulicella pectinivorans:
- a CDS encoding alpha-mannosidase: protein MHFTPRLLVFFASLATFTAPQFAQAPYQFSPQGQSVVQRLSSFAALDASDWQYHEGFLEHGERPDLDTSQWKTVHLPFTAPKDEIWLRRWMEVPKTLHGYDLTGTRITLKVDVGGNGPGRGYLYEMIYYNGKLDAEGTYIGPRALIDNAKPGDKILIAVKMPPTTEIKHFEGAFVRVNFQASRPDPTALAAELTSAAQILPSLIADPDQRAVQEKLLDAAAASVNLGALDRNDQAAFDASLMRAQQALEPLQPLLKKFLIQLTGDAHIDAAWLWTASEGVDQVHLTFANAIEMMHEYPQFIFSQSSAQYYEWMEQKFPALFAEIQKRVKEGRWEPVGGMWVEPDLNMTDGESQVRQLLLGKHYFQKKFNYDVKIGWNVDSFGYNWQLPQIYKKSGIDYFVTQKLRYNDTNQLPLKLFWWQSPDGSRVLSYFPHDIVQDTEVTEMAHDVAVATKLNPGQQELMHVYGPSLGRLNLYDGRTAVQNGVNWSNPNRIYPRVEFRTSQAFFDDMIAHIATTGLPVWNYKTLATGGTQLPTPVSGKIGLPVWNDEIYLEHHRGTYTTQGTQKANMRHSDQWLLDAEKYSSLAWLSGLSYPGDSLTQAWKKKAFNEFHDVASGTAIAGAYKDAQHDYEEAHHIANEATGNALRALQSHINTAKQPGVPIIVWNSMSWDRSDTVTAAVQMPYATPNGIAVLDASGQPVPMQVLSHDTSTNTYHLLLKPKSVPAIGYAVLHAVPGRREVASDLTVHGTTLENGLLRVTLDPKTGCITSLYRKDAKFESIAPGQCGNKLETFVDTGRSLTEANLDSIRVEDAWNIDKGYSTQETDITQLTSIETIEHGPVREVIRITRHWSQSTFVQDMTLYANTPHVDVVNDIDWHETHVLLKASFPLTASSAAATYEIPYGSIERPTTRNNSIDAARFEVPAQRWADLGNSEHGFSLINDAKYGYDALGNTLRLTMLRAPLYPDPTADRGHHHFSYSLYPHAGSWKQAETVLRGYEFNYPMQAWQTDSHTGDLPASHSLVGIAAHNLVVTAVKKSEDDDSLILRFYEWAGETTHAKITVPAGATHAAEVSLMEQPVADSSAQVVLHGNEVGFNASPYSINTLRLVYPSRSSDRWHVKGTQQDSQ from the coding sequence ATGCATTTCACGCCGCGCCTTCTTGTCTTCTTCGCGTCCCTTGCCACTTTCACCGCGCCCCAGTTCGCACAGGCACCCTATCAGTTCTCACCCCAGGGACAATCCGTTGTTCAGCGCCTTTCCTCGTTTGCCGCGCTTGACGCGAGCGACTGGCAATATCATGAGGGCTTTCTCGAACATGGCGAACGCCCTGACCTCGACACCTCCCAGTGGAAGACCGTCCACCTCCCCTTCACCGCACCAAAGGACGAGATCTGGCTGCGCCGCTGGATGGAGGTCCCGAAGACCCTCCATGGGTATGACCTCACCGGTACACGCATCACCCTCAAAGTTGACGTCGGAGGCAATGGCCCGGGACGCGGCTATCTGTACGAGATGATCTACTACAACGGCAAGCTCGACGCCGAGGGTACATACATTGGACCGCGTGCGCTGATCGATAACGCGAAGCCCGGCGACAAGATTCTGATCGCGGTGAAGATGCCTCCTACCACGGAGATCAAACACTTCGAAGGCGCCTTCGTCCGTGTCAACTTCCAGGCCAGCCGTCCTGACCCTACTGCGCTTGCCGCTGAGCTTACCTCCGCCGCGCAGATTCTTCCGTCTCTCATTGCCGATCCCGATCAACGCGCCGTGCAGGAGAAGCTTCTCGATGCTGCGGCTGCTTCTGTGAACCTCGGCGCGCTCGACCGCAACGATCAGGCTGCCTTCGATGCTTCGTTGATGAGGGCACAACAGGCACTGGAGCCACTCCAGCCGCTCCTCAAGAAGTTCTTGATTCAACTCACGGGCGACGCGCATATCGACGCAGCGTGGCTGTGGACTGCCTCGGAGGGTGTCGACCAGGTCCACCTCACCTTCGCCAATGCGATTGAGATGATGCATGAGTATCCGCAGTTCATCTTCTCGCAATCCAGTGCGCAGTACTACGAGTGGATGGAACAGAAGTTCCCCGCTCTCTTTGCCGAGATTCAAAAGCGGGTGAAAGAAGGGCGATGGGAACCTGTAGGAGGGATGTGGGTGGAACCCGACCTGAACATGACCGACGGCGAGTCACAAGTTCGTCAGCTTTTGCTGGGCAAGCATTACTTTCAAAAGAAATTCAACTACGACGTCAAGATTGGATGGAACGTCGACTCCTTCGGCTACAACTGGCAGCTCCCCCAGATCTATAAGAAATCCGGCATCGACTACTTTGTGACGCAGAAGCTTCGTTACAACGACACCAATCAGCTTCCTCTCAAACTCTTCTGGTGGCAGTCGCCGGATGGCAGCCGCGTACTTTCCTACTTCCCCCACGATATCGTGCAGGATACGGAAGTGACCGAGATGGCACACGATGTTGCCGTTGCCACTAAGCTCAATCCTGGCCAGCAGGAGCTCATGCACGTTTATGGTCCCAGCCTTGGGCGTCTCAATCTCTACGATGGTCGCACGGCCGTCCAGAATGGCGTCAACTGGTCCAACCCAAACCGTATCTATCCGCGCGTGGAGTTCCGTACGTCACAGGCTTTCTTTGACGACATGATCGCTCACATCGCCACTACCGGCCTACCCGTGTGGAACTACAAGACACTAGCCACAGGCGGCACTCAGCTTCCGACACCAGTTTCAGGCAAGATCGGCCTGCCCGTGTGGAATGACGAAATCTATCTCGAACACCATCGTGGCACCTACACCACCCAGGGCACACAGAAGGCGAATATGCGTCACAGCGACCAGTGGCTGCTTGATGCGGAGAAGTATTCCTCGCTTGCATGGCTCAGCGGCCTCAGCTATCCGGGGGATTCCTTGACGCAGGCATGGAAGAAAAAGGCGTTCAACGAATTCCACGATGTTGCTTCCGGAACTGCAATCGCAGGGGCGTACAAAGATGCGCAGCACGATTACGAGGAAGCGCACCACATTGCCAACGAGGCTACCGGCAACGCACTCCGCGCATTGCAAAGCCATATCAACACCGCTAAGCAGCCGGGGGTTCCCATCATTGTCTGGAACAGCATGAGCTGGGATCGTTCCGACACAGTCACTGCCGCGGTACAGATGCCGTACGCCACCCCGAACGGCATAGCCGTACTGGATGCCAGCGGTCAACCTGTGCCGATGCAGGTGCTCTCGCACGATACGTCAACGAATACCTATCACCTGCTGCTGAAACCAAAGAGTGTGCCTGCGATTGGATATGCCGTGTTGCACGCGGTTCCGGGTAGGCGCGAGGTTGCAAGCGATCTGACCGTGCATGGCACGACGCTCGAGAACGGGCTGCTGCGCGTTACGCTTGATCCCAAGACGGGCTGCATCACGAGCCTCTATCGCAAGGATGCGAAGTTCGAAAGCATCGCTCCGGGGCAATGCGGAAACAAGCTGGAGACGTTCGTCGACACTGGTCGCAGCCTCACCGAAGCCAATCTTGACAGCATCCGCGTGGAAGATGCATGGAACATCGATAAGGGTTACAGCACACAGGAAACCGACATCACCCAACTCACCAGCATCGAGACGATTGAACACGGTCCGGTGCGTGAGGTGATTCGCATCACGCGTCACTGGAGCCAATCCACCTTCGTACAGGACATGACTCTTTACGCCAATACGCCGCATGTCGATGTGGTGAACGACATCGACTGGCACGAAACCCATGTCCTGCTCAAAGCCAGCTTTCCGCTTACCGCAAGCAGCGCGGCGGCGACCTACGAGATTCCATACGGCAGCATTGAACGTCCTACGACTCGCAATAACTCCATCGATGCGGCACGCTTTGAAGTGCCTGCACAGCGCTGGGCAGACCTGGGTAATAGCGAGCACGGCTTCAGCCTGATCAACGACGCCAAGTATGGCTACGACGCACTTGGCAACACGCTTCGCTTGACGATGCTGCGGGCTCCTCTCTATCCCGATCCCACGGCCGATCGCGGTCATCACCACTTCAGTTACTCGCTTTATCCGCATGCCGGTTCATGGAAGCAGGCAGAGACAGTACTGCGTGGGTACGAGTTCAACTACCCGATGCAAGCTTGGCAAACCGATTCACATACCGGCGATCTGCCAGCGAGTCATTCCCTCGTTGGCATCGCGGCTCACAACCTTGTGGTGACAGCCGTCAAGAAGAGCGAAGACGATGACAGCCTGATCCTTCGTTTTTACGAATGGGCCGGCGAAACGACACACGCAAAGATCACCGTGCCTGCCGGTGCCACACACGCAGCAGAGGTGAGCCTGATGGAACAGCCCGTTGCCGACTCCAGCGCGCAGGTGGTTCTGCACGGCAATGAAGTCGGCTTCAATGCGAGCCCTTACTCCATCAATACCTTGCGTCTCGTCTATCCCTCGCGCAGCAGCGACAGATGGCACGTGAAAGGCACACAACAAGACAGCCAATAA
- a CDS encoding sugar porter family MFS transporter: MQITGKLLRSTVVGALGGLLFGFDTVVISGTTGQLQQVFHLTPETLGLTVSIALWGTVLGCIVAGPVGQRFGGRNVLRVLAVLYVMSALGCAFAWSWPALMIARFIGGVAIGGSSVLGPVYIAELAPAEWRGRLVGAFQINIVIGILVAYVSNWYIATLNLGATEWRWELGVALVPALLFFGMLFTIPQSSRFLITQNSLEDALSVIRQMGSSNPERELQDIRSSILHERQEAAAPLFTRSLRLPIFLAVSIGLFNQLSGINAILYYANDIFAAAGLSRVSTFSQSIFIGLSNLVATLIAMTLIDRLGRKTLLLIGSVGTFFCLLGVALLFRAGTHPTWIVWLLVTFIGFFALSQGAVIWVYIAEVFPTLVRSKGQSLGSGSHWVMNAIVSGLFPWVVVHYSRATPFYFFAAMCALQFLVVLFVYPETKGATLEQLQQRLESSR; encoded by the coding sequence GTGCAGATTACCGGAAAACTTTTACGAAGCACCGTCGTGGGTGCGCTTGGCGGTTTGCTCTTCGGCTTCGATACGGTCGTGATCTCGGGAACCACCGGTCAATTGCAGCAAGTCTTTCATCTCACACCGGAGACTCTGGGACTCACCGTCTCCATCGCACTGTGGGGTACAGTGCTGGGATGTATAGTTGCCGGCCCGGTGGGACAGCGTTTTGGTGGACGCAACGTGCTGCGCGTGCTGGCCGTGCTCTATGTTATGTCCGCATTGGGTTGTGCCTTCGCGTGGAGTTGGCCAGCGTTGATGATTGCGCGTTTCATTGGGGGAGTGGCTATCGGCGGCTCCAGCGTTCTGGGACCTGTTTATATCGCGGAACTCGCGCCTGCGGAGTGGCGGGGGCGTCTCGTCGGCGCCTTCCAGATCAACATTGTCATTGGCATCCTTGTGGCGTACGTCTCAAACTGGTACATCGCTACGCTCAATCTCGGCGCAACGGAGTGGCGGTGGGAGCTTGGCGTTGCGCTCGTACCGGCATTGCTTTTCTTTGGCATGCTCTTCACGATCCCGCAGAGTTCACGCTTCCTCATCACGCAGAACAGCCTGGAGGACGCGCTGAGCGTCATCCGGCAGATGGGATCCAGCAACCCTGAGCGAGAGTTGCAGGATATCCGCTCGTCCATCCTGCACGAGCGACAGGAGGCGGCTGCCCCACTCTTCACCCGCTCGCTGCGACTGCCGATTTTTCTGGCCGTCAGCATCGGACTGTTCAATCAGCTCTCCGGCATCAATGCGATCCTTTACTACGCCAATGACATCTTCGCTGCCGCGGGCCTCAGTCGTGTCTCGACTTTCTCGCAATCCATCTTCATCGGACTTTCGAACCTTGTTGCAACCCTGATCGCCATGACGCTCATCGATCGACTGGGGCGCAAGACGCTTCTTCTGATCGGCTCCGTTGGAACATTTTTCTGCCTTCTCGGAGTGGCGCTTCTATTCCGCGCCGGCACGCATCCTACATGGATTGTGTGGCTTCTTGTGACGTTCATTGGCTTTTTCGCGCTCTCACAGGGAGCGGTCATCTGGGTTTACATTGCCGAGGTCTTTCCCACGCTGGTTCGTTCCAAGGGGCAGAGTCTTGGCAGCGGCTCGCATTGGGTGATGAATGCCATTGTGAGTGGGCTGTTTCCATGGGTGGTGGTTCACTACTCACGGGCGACGCCGTTCTACTTCTTCGCGGCCATGTGCGCATTGCAATTCCTGGTGGTGTTGTTTGTCTATCCTGAAACCAAGGGGGCAACCCTGGAACAGTTGCAGCAGCGTCTCGAGAGTTCCAGATAG
- a CDS encoding ROK family protein — MTRLSGEAGHLRAHTHTQQTSKTGLLGIDIGGTKTAIVLSRSAPNVLWRGEFETLPTLGADHALEKIVTLARCGVAQTGCTPTAIGVSCGGPLDRVRGIIQRPPNLPTWGDIPIKDILQQKFGVPCFVENDANAGAVAENQFGAGKGCRHMVFLTMGTGLGAGLILNGRIFHGANAMAGEIGHVRLSDSGPMGYGKAGSVEGWASGGGMAQHAAWSVQEALQAGQFTMLTASLPYVTARDVGQALLAGDAVAAQIVHRTGRRLGEVLAILVDVLNPHRIVIGGLALRLGDALLEPARQRMREEALADAAAVCEIVPAALGERIGDVAALCVAMGLHADPDEA, encoded by the coding sequence TTGACGCGCTTGAGCGGTGAAGCTGGACACCTACGCGCACACACCCATACCCAGCAAACCTCTAAGACCGGTTTGCTGGGTATCGACATCGGAGGGACCAAAACCGCCATCGTCCTTTCCAGGTCTGCTCCAAACGTGCTCTGGCGTGGGGAGTTTGAAACCCTGCCCACTTTGGGTGCGGATCATGCGTTGGAGAAAATTGTGACTCTGGCCCGCTGTGGGGTGGCGCAGACCGGCTGCACGCCAACGGCAATTGGCGTGAGTTGTGGAGGTCCTCTTGACCGCGTGCGCGGCATCATTCAGCGACCACCGAACCTTCCCACATGGGGTGACATCCCCATCAAGGACATCCTGCAACAGAAGTTTGGCGTGCCATGTTTCGTGGAGAATGATGCGAATGCTGGAGCGGTTGCAGAGAATCAGTTCGGCGCAGGGAAGGGCTGCCGGCATATGGTGTTTCTCACCATGGGCACAGGACTTGGCGCAGGTCTCATTCTGAACGGACGCATCTTTCATGGCGCGAACGCCATGGCAGGAGAGATTGGACACGTGCGGCTCAGCGATTCCGGACCGATGGGTTATGGCAAAGCCGGGTCAGTCGAGGGTTGGGCCTCCGGCGGCGGGATGGCGCAACACGCGGCCTGGTCCGTTCAGGAGGCGTTGCAGGCCGGACAGTTCACCATGTTGACGGCATCACTCCCGTACGTGACGGCTCGCGACGTCGGACAGGCTCTGCTTGCTGGCGATGCTGTTGCGGCGCAGATCGTACATCGTACGGGCCGGCGGTTGGGGGAAGTCCTAGCCATCCTTGTGGATGTTCTCAATCCCCACCGCATCGTGATTGGCGGACTGGCGCTACGGTTAGGTGACGCGCTGTTGGAACCGGCACGTCAGCGGATGAGAGAAGAAGCGCTCGCCGACGCGGCCGCGGTCTGTGAGATTGTTCCAGCAGCGCTTGGGGAACGCATTGGCGATGTGGCGGCGCTCTGTGTAGCCATGGGTCTGCATGCCGATCCGGACGAAGCATAA
- a CDS encoding carboxypeptidase regulatory-like domain-containing protein codes for MNFRRWALPGLASLLFVCTVPLLAQGTQATLDGQVTDSAGAVLPSAKITIRNVQTGVSTISVSGPDGYYHVSSLDPGQYSITVQQPSFATSIRNGVQFEVAQHATLDFTLTVGSVNEHVTVTAAAVQLETETATQSMELGQEKLLALPTQGHNPISAVFSVPGVIVTSSDTRLRAFDTAGTSGTSINGSPNATNEILVDGMSSLQNASTASFIPTQEATSEVRVQTTNYDAAYGWTLGGVINMLTKSGTNQFHGSAWEYLQNTLLNANSFNNKYTGTPRASSHLNTFGFSISGPIITNKLFAMYTYEDLRQVIPDPFVVSVPTDLQKVGDFSQTYNADGSLQVIYDPYSTFTNASGVLQRKPVPGNNLKNLTYGMSPIALKVLAMLPSGNVKNVPITGLNNLTNGPSNRKFTDFFPENTIRVDYAINPATRVFGRYSRNALQEARGFRYSTNSTLNAADTTSNNPFTRENHNGTVQVTRILNPTTVLSARVGLERYKTASIPSQDTSTGPAALGFASDYATQSADVFPQFTWANYNGAGAVPAATTTSYNYTVGSSVAKSAGTNNLTAGIDLRLLRNNVQSPGNSSGKFAFDQQFTGANPLAVSSTSGNALASFLLGTPQTGSIDKNSFPTRQMKMISLFLQDDVRLRKNLTVNLGIRWDYLGTITDRFNGLATFNPSIVNPLAVTGQTLYGGLQFAGVNGQQRGITNQRFGNLGPRVGVSYQIDRSTVLHGGYGLLYGQALNDPGEAPGFSYTTNMVTSVQSGVPYNTLSDPFPNSSVQSPSYAANGLKTYLGQSFSFADPNGKAPTVQQFSFGIQHQFPKDFLLTLSYVGSRFGRLPVSHQINAVPLSAVGYGATYLTQSVANPFAGLLPGTALNNATVQRQQLLAPYPQFLVGTITGTSGINEMFMPIGSSSYNSGQFVLQKRLSYGLDFTVQYTMSKQLDQKLYSNPQDTSLQKVIAAWDIPRNMQISLLWQLPFGRGRAFGSHLAAPVRWAISGWDVSSLVRLQAGMPLDLTNSTNSVPTGNPALAHPTLARWFNNCTQLASGATQYCQAGDTPVWTVRQAYQLQTWKTRLSSVRLPGVHNADISVSRNIPITDRVHTIFRTDFINAFNSAQFFNGPTSDVNSANFGKILGVSDQSNLPRFVQFSLKAEF; via the coding sequence ATGAATTTTCGTAGGTGGGCCCTTCCCGGTCTAGCGTCACTCCTCTTCGTTTGTACCGTTCCCCTTCTTGCCCAGGGAACACAGGCGACTCTCGATGGACAGGTCACGGACAGCGCAGGGGCTGTCTTGCCGTCCGCCAAAATCACTATTCGCAATGTACAGACGGGCGTCTCCACGATCAGCGTGTCCGGCCCGGATGGGTACTATCACGTCAGTTCTCTCGATCCTGGCCAGTACTCCATTACAGTGCAGCAGCCCTCGTTTGCGACGAGCATCCGGAATGGGGTTCAGTTCGAGGTGGCACAACACGCAACACTCGACTTCACTCTTACTGTTGGCAGTGTGAATGAACATGTAACGGTGACGGCAGCAGCGGTACAACTTGAAACCGAGACGGCCACGCAATCCATGGAACTGGGCCAGGAGAAGCTTCTGGCTCTACCGACGCAGGGCCACAACCCGATCTCGGCCGTTTTTTCCGTTCCCGGCGTCATTGTCACCTCTTCCGATACGCGACTGCGTGCCTTCGACACCGCAGGCACCTCCGGCACTTCGATCAACGGATCGCCCAATGCCACGAATGAAATTCTGGTGGATGGTATGAGTTCCCTCCAGAATGCATCCACGGCCTCGTTTATCCCGACGCAGGAAGCCACGAGCGAGGTGCGAGTACAAACCACGAACTACGATGCCGCATACGGCTGGACGCTGGGCGGTGTTATCAACATGCTGACCAAGAGCGGGACCAACCAGTTTCATGGTTCTGCCTGGGAGTACTTGCAGAACACGCTTCTGAATGCCAACTCTTTCAACAACAAATACACGGGTACGCCGCGCGCCTCATCGCACCTGAACACCTTCGGCTTCAGCATCAGCGGCCCGATCATCACGAACAAGCTGTTTGCTATGTACACGTATGAAGACCTTCGGCAGGTGATCCCGGATCCCTTTGTCGTTTCCGTACCGACGGATCTTCAGAAGGTAGGGGACTTCTCCCAGACTTATAACGCGGATGGCAGTCTACAGGTCATCTATGACCCATATTCCACGTTCACCAATGCGAGCGGCGTGCTGCAGCGCAAACCGGTTCCGGGCAACAACCTGAAGAACCTTACCTATGGAATGAGTCCTATTGCCTTGAAAGTTCTGGCGATGCTTCCTTCAGGCAACGTGAAGAATGTTCCCATTACCGGGCTGAACAATCTGACGAATGGCCCGAGCAATCGCAAGTTTACGGATTTCTTCCCGGAGAATACGATTCGCGTCGACTATGCCATCAACCCGGCGACACGCGTCTTCGGGCGTTACTCTCGCAATGCGCTGCAGGAGGCGCGTGGCTTTCGTTATTCGACGAATTCCACGTTGAATGCCGCCGATACAACCTCAAACAATCCTTTCACGCGTGAGAATCATAATGGGACGGTGCAGGTTACGCGCATTCTGAACCCAACGACCGTGCTGAGTGCGCGCGTTGGTCTTGAACGCTATAAGACCGCGAGCATTCCCTCACAAGACACCAGTACCGGTCCCGCAGCACTTGGTTTCGCATCGGACTATGCAACACAGTCAGCAGACGTCTTCCCGCAGTTTACCTGGGCCAACTACAACGGAGCAGGCGCGGTGCCGGCAGCCACCACGACGAGCTATAACTACACCGTTGGATCGTCCGTTGCGAAGTCTGCGGGGACGAACAATCTGACTGCGGGCATCGACCTTCGCTTGCTGCGCAACAACGTGCAGAGCCCGGGCAACAGCTCAGGAAAATTTGCATTCGACCAGCAATTTACCGGTGCCAATCCTCTGGCCGTCAGCTCGACCTCCGGCAATGCCCTCGCGTCTTTTCTGCTTGGCACACCCCAGACGGGCTCGATCGACAAGAACAGCTTTCCGACGCGTCAGATGAAGATGATCTCTCTGTTTCTTCAGGACGACGTTCGTCTCAGGAAGAACCTGACGGTGAATCTGGGCATTCGCTGGGACTACCTGGGAACCATTACCGACAGGTTCAACGGATTGGCAACCTTCAATCCGAGCATCGTAAATCCTCTGGCCGTGACAGGACAGACGCTCTATGGTGGGCTGCAATTTGCCGGTGTGAATGGCCAGCAGCGCGGCATCACGAATCAGAGATTTGGGAATCTGGGGCCGCGGGTTGGCGTTTCGTATCAAATCGATCGCAGCACTGTGTTGCATGGTGGGTACGGGCTTCTTTATGGGCAGGCTTTGAACGATCCCGGAGAGGCACCTGGCTTCAGCTATACGACCAACATGGTGACGTCAGTGCAGTCCGGTGTTCCGTATAACACGCTGAGCGATCCGTTCCCGAACAGCAGCGTGCAGTCGCCATCGTATGCCGCCAATGGTCTGAAGACGTACCTGGGGCAGAGCTTCTCGTTTGCAGATCCCAATGGGAAAGCTCCGACGGTGCAACAGTTTTCCTTTGGCATTCAGCATCAGTTCCCGAAGGATTTTCTGTTGACCTTGTCGTATGTTGGAAGCCGCTTCGGACGTCTGCCTGTCTCGCACCAGATCAACGCGGTTCCTTTGAGCGCGGTTGGGTACGGCGCGACCTACTTGACACAAAGCGTGGCGAATCCGTTCGCCGGTCTGCTCCCCGGAACGGCGCTGAACAATGCAACTGTGCAGAGGCAGCAGCTTCTGGCTCCTTATCCGCAGTTCCTGGTTGGCACGATCACGGGGACCAGCGGCATCAATGAGATGTTCATGCCGATCGGTTCCTCCAGTTACAACTCCGGCCAGTTCGTTCTGCAAAAGCGCTTGTCCTACGGCCTGGACTTCACGGTGCAATACACGATGTCCAAGCAGTTGGATCAGAAGCTCTACTCCAACCCGCAAGACACCAGCTTGCAGAAGGTCATCGCGGCGTGGGACATCCCGCGCAACATGCAGATCAGCCTTCTCTGGCAGCTCCCATTCGGCAGGGGTCGTGCTTTTGGATCGCATCTCGCAGCCCCGGTTCGCTGGGCGATCAGCGGATGGGATGTCAGTTCCCTGGTGCGTCTGCAGGCAGGTATGCCGCTCGACCTGACCAATAGCACGAACTCCGTTCCCACGGGCAATCCCGCATTGGCCCATCCGACCCTTGCCCGGTGGTTCAACAACTGCACCCAGTTGGCAAGCGGAGCAACGCAGTATTGCCAGGCCGGCGATACACCCGTCTGGACAGTCCGGCAGGCCTATCAGTTACAGACGTGGAAGACGCGCTTATCCAGCGTTCGTCTGCCAGGTGTGCATAACGCGGATATCTCGGTGTCCAGGAACATTCCCATTACCGACCGGGTGCATACGATCTTCCGGACGGATTTCATCAACGCATTCAACTCGGCGCAGTTCTTCAACGGCCCGACTTCAGACGTGAACAGCGCGAACTTTGGAAAGATCCTGGGTGTAAGCGATCAGAGCAATCTGCCGCGGTTCGTCCAGTTCTCGCTGAAGGCTGAGTTCTAG